GCTCGTCAGTAAGTTAATGCTGGCGGAGCAAGCGGCGGGAGCGCGTGAAGGGGCGAAGGCCCGCTCGCTGCTTGCAGCATACAGCCAGGAGGTCAGCTCTGGGGCCGCTGCGGCTTTTCCGGTGGAACAAGGGAATGTGCTAACGAGATGGGCCGCATGGCTCAGTCAGGGAATACCGCTCGCGGACAGCGCTCCAGGTATGCCGGTGCTGTCAGATAATAACGGGCATGATACAGGGCTGCGGGACGGCGATTATACGGTTACAATGAATCTCTGGTGGGGCAATAATGGCACCCGCTTCAAGCTCTATGAGAATGGCGAAAAGATTGAAGAAGGCGCACTGACAGACCAGTCACCGTCCACCCAGTCCGTGCAGATCGATATTGCCGGCAGACCGAACGGGACTTACGTCTATACGCTGGAGCTGAGCAACACGCACGGATCAGTAACAAGCGCACCCTTGACGGTGACGGTCACCGATGCCTCCCCAGGGCAAGCAGTATTATCGGGTGATAACTGGGACGGGGATGGCAGCTATGCGGTTACGATGAATCTGTGGTGGGGAACGAATGCGACTGAATACCGGCTGTATGAAAATGGCGTATTGGTTGATACCCAGACTCTACAGGCGCATAACCCGGATGCCCAGTCCGCAGTCACGGCAATCTCCGGCAAAACCCCCGGAACCTATGAATACGAAGCCGTCCTGCTCAACGCGGCAGGCGAGTCCAGATCTGCGAAGATGACAGTAACGGTGCGGAAGTGAGTGGCTGGCTGAAGAGTGAATGATGCGCGTGGTGGTGTGAATGTGTGATCGTGTGAAATCTTCTAGAAAAGCCCGGGAAACCGGGCTTTTTGTGCTTTAAGAGATGCATTTCGTAGCTTGGGTTGAGTGTGGATGGAGGAGAAGCGGGAGGGCAGATGGGAAGGATGTATGTGAAAAACCGAATTGGGTGGCCAATTGTATGCGGAAAACTGGATGTAATCGGTTGAACCCGAAGGTTAGTGGGCAAAGTCTTGTTGAGGGAGAGCCATGAGGAGCATTAGTGCCCCTGAATTAAGCGAATGTAGGCGGCAATCGTAAATGAGGAGCACAAGTGCTCCTGAATTCAGTGAATGCGGGCCAGTCGGGCAAATATAGTGCACTAGTGCACCCGAATTTACCGGATACGGGCAAAACGAGCAAATAAGGAGCACTAGTGCTGTTAGTGTTAACCGTGGACACCCGTTAAGAGAATAGAGATAATAAGTTTAACGAGGAGGTGTCCCCATGAGTGGAACACGGAGAAGCTACAATGAAGAATACAAAAGACAGACCGTCAAGTACATCCAGGAGCAGACGAAAACGGTGGCGGAACTGGCCCTGGAACTGGATGTCCCCGCCAAAACGTTGCATAAATGGCTAGGACAGTACCGGCAGTTTGAGAATGAGCCCATCGTTACTCCAGACAAATACAGAGAGCTGGAACGTCAACTGAAGGAGCGGGAGCAACAACTCGCAGAGCTGACAGAGGAGATGGCAATCCTAAAAAAAGCCGTGCACATCTTCAGCAATCCAAAGAACTGAGATTTCAGTTTATTGAAGATCATCGCTCCGAGTTCCGCGTGGAGAAGATGTGCAATGTCTTTCAGGTGTCCCGGAGCGGGTACTACAAATGGAGAACAGCAAAGCCCAGCCCTCAAGCCAGCCGCAAAGCCTTGTTGCTGAAGCGGATTGCCTATCATTTTCATGACTCTAAGGG
This genomic interval from Paenibacillus sp. FSL H8-0332 contains the following:
- a CDS encoding transposase: MSGTRRSYNEEYKRQTVKYIQEQTKTVAELALELDVPAKTLHKWLGQYRQFENEPIVTPDKYRELERQLKEREQQLAELTEEMAILKKAVHIFSNPKN